One region of Faecalibacter bovis genomic DNA includes:
- a CDS encoding pyridoxal phosphate-dependent aminotransferase has translation MQLSKRLQNLKPSATIAMSTKARELKAQGLDIISLSIGEPDFNTPDFIKDAAKKALDENYTAYTPIAGYPELKEAIITKFKRDNNIEYTQNQIVVSTGAKQSIYNVLQAIVDDGDEVVIPTPYWVSYSDIVELSGGTPVFVEATLENDFKITPAQLEASITDKTKAIIYSSPCNPSGSVYTKEELQGLATVLAKHPNVIIISDEIYEHIVYGEKNVSIASFPEVYNQTVTVNGLAKAFAMTGWRIGFIGAPAWLAKACETLQGQVTSGTNSIAQRAAITALEADPSSVKYMIDAFAERRELMIGWAKEIPGFKVNEPKGAFYLFPDVSETFGKTYNGVTINNADDLALYILEYAQVAIVSGSAFGSKECIRISYAASVEELQEAMARIKKALS, from the coding sequence ATGCAACTTTCAAAGCGTCTACAAAATTTAAAACCTTCGGCTACAATTGCGATGTCTACAAAGGCAAGAGAATTAAAAGCGCAAGGATTAGACATTATTAGTTTAAGTATCGGGGAACCTGATTTTAATACGCCAGATTTCATTAAAGATGCTGCTAAAAAAGCATTAGACGAAAATTATACAGCTTATACACCAATTGCTGGTTATCCAGAATTAAAAGAAGCAATTATCACAAAATTTAAACGTGATAATAATATTGAGTACACTCAAAATCAAATTGTTGTTTCTACTGGAGCAAAACAATCGATTTATAATGTATTACAGGCTATTGTAGACGATGGTGATGAGGTTGTAATTCCAACGCCTTATTGGGTTTCTTACTCTGATATTGTTGAATTATCAGGTGGAACACCAGTTTTTGTTGAAGCGACTTTAGAAAATGATTTTAAAATTACGCCAGCACAATTAGAGGCTTCTATTACTGATAAAACAAAAGCGATTATATATTCTTCTCCTTGTAACCCTTCAGGATCGGTTTATACAAAAGAAGAATTACAAGGTTTAGCTACAGTTTTAGCAAAACACCCGAATGTAATTATTATATCTGATGAAATTTATGAACACATTGTTTACGGTGAAAAAAATGTAAGTATTGCATCTTTCCCAGAAGTTTACAACCAAACAGTTACTGTTAATGGATTAGCAAAAGCCTTTGCAATGACAGGTTGGAGAATTGGTTTCATCGGTGCACCAGCTTGGTTAGCAAAAGCATGTGAAACATTACAAGGTCAAGTTACTTCTGGAACAAATTCTATTGCACAGCGTGCAGCTATTACAGCTTTAGAAGCAGATCCGTCATCTGTAAAATACATGATTGATGCTTTTGCAGAACGTCGTGAGTTAATGATTGGTTGGGCGAAAGAAATTCCAGGTTTTAAAGTAAACGAACCAAAAGGAGCATTCTATTTATTCCCAGATGTATCTGAAACTTTCGGAAAAACATACAACGGGGTAACAATTAATAATGCAGATGATTTAGCATTATATATTTTAGAATATGCACAAGTAGCAATCGTTTCAGGTTCTGCATTTGGATCTAAAGAATGTATTCGTATTTCTTACGCGGCATCTGTAGAAGAATTACAAGAAGCAATGGCTCGTATTAAAAAGGCATTATCTTAA
- the tpx gene encoding thiol peroxidase has translation MAQITFKGNPIHTNGELPKVGTNAPEFELTASDLSSKSLKDYAGKYVVLNIFPSVDTGICAQSVRTFNQELSTLENTVVLCISKDLPFAQARFCGAEGLNDVISLADYKSDDFANNYGVKMVEGPLAGLLSRAVVVVNPDGEVIYTEQVPEIAQEPSYEAAIAAIKG, from the coding sequence ATGGCTCAAATTACATTTAAAGGAAATCCAATTCACACAAATGGTGAGTTGCCTAAAGTAGGAACAAATGCTCCTGAATTTGAATTAACTGCATCTGACTTAAGTTCTAAATCTTTAAAAGATTACGCAGGAAAATACGTTGTATTAAATATATTTCCTAGTGTAGATACAGGAATCTGCGCACAATCTGTTCGTACTTTTAATCAAGAATTATCAACTTTAGAAAATACTGTAGTATTATGTATCTCTAAAGATTTACCATTTGCACAAGCTCGTTTCTGTGGTGCTGAAGGATTAAATGATGTAATTTCGTTAGCAGATTACAAATCAGACGACTTTGCTAATAACTATGGTGTAAAAATGGTTGAAGGACCATTGGCTGGATTATTAAGCCGTGCTGTTGTAGTTGTGAATCCTGATGGAGAAGTGATTTATACTGAACAAGTTCCTGAAATTGCTCAAGAACCATCTTATGAAGCTGCAATTGCAGCAATTAAAGGTTAA